The Sporosarcina luteola genome contains a region encoding:
- a CDS encoding DRTGG domain-containing protein, which yields MSTKHELILRYIEGLAVGEKISVRQVAKALSVSEGTAYRAIKEAENQKLVNTIERVGTIRIEKKKKENIERLTFAEVVNIVDGVVLGGRDGLHKTLTKFVIGAMQLDDMRRYIDAGSLLIVGNRLKAHELALSAGAAVLVTGGFDVADEAKKLANELNLPIISSSYDTFTVATMLNRAIYDQLIEKEILLVEDILTPLAETITFSPKDNVAHFNGVNQKTAHSGYPVIDRNGKLIGIVTSRDAVGKLGTDLIEKVMTQNPITVNGKTSVASAGHSMIWEGIDLMPVVSDSGILEGIISRQDVLKAFQMTQRQPQQGEKIDDIVKGQMKAVPDQPLNIEFTVVPQMTNQLGSLSYGALTTLLTDVGNRAIKMRKRGESVPENMTIYFIKHVQLGNTVIVEPRILHMSRRFVKVDFDLFSDSELIAKAMVMYQLFDR from the coding sequence ATGTCGACAAAACATGAGCTGATATTACGCTATATCGAAGGATTGGCAGTCGGCGAGAAAATATCAGTCCGCCAAGTTGCCAAGGCCTTATCCGTCAGTGAAGGAACGGCATATAGGGCAATAAAAGAAGCTGAAAACCAGAAGCTTGTGAATACGATTGAACGGGTTGGCACGATTCGTATTGAAAAAAAGAAAAAAGAGAATATCGAAAGGCTGACATTTGCCGAAGTCGTTAATATTGTAGATGGTGTCGTACTCGGAGGAAGAGACGGGCTTCATAAGACTTTGACCAAATTCGTCATCGGGGCGATGCAGCTCGATGATATGAGGCGGTATATAGATGCAGGCAGCTTATTGATCGTCGGGAACAGGCTCAAGGCACATGAACTTGCGTTAAGTGCAGGTGCGGCAGTCCTTGTCACTGGAGGTTTCGATGTTGCCGATGAAGCTAAGAAACTGGCGAATGAATTAAATTTACCAATCATTTCATCCAGTTATGACACATTCACAGTTGCAACGATGTTGAACCGTGCAATTTATGACCAATTGATAGAAAAGGAAATACTTCTTGTGGAGGACATACTAACTCCTCTCGCTGAGACAATCACGTTTTCGCCGAAGGATAATGTAGCTCATTTCAATGGAGTGAACCAGAAAACGGCACATTCGGGATATCCGGTCATTGATCGGAATGGAAAATTGATTGGAATAGTAACTTCCCGTGATGCTGTCGGAAAGCTTGGGACCGATCTGATTGAGAAAGTGATGACACAAAACCCGATCACTGTGAATGGGAAAACGAGCGTAGCTTCCGCGGGGCATAGCATGATATGGGAGGGCATTGATTTGATGCCTGTCGTCAGCGATAGCGGAATTCTCGAAGGAATCATTAGCCGCCAAGATGTCCTGAAAGCGTTTCAGATGACCCAAAGGCAACCGCAACAAGGAGAAAAAATCGATGATATCGTAAAGGGTCAAATGAAAGCTGTGCCTGATCAGCCGCTAAATATCGAATTCACTGTCGTTCCACAAATGACGAACCAATTGGGGTCTCTATCATACGGAGCCCTGACGACATTATTGACGGACGTCGGAAATCGAGCAATCAAAATGCGGAAAAGGGGAGAAAGCGTTCCCGAAAACATGACCATCTACTTCATTAAGCATGTTCAGCTCGGAAATACTGTAATTGTTGAACCAAGAATCCTTCATATGAGCAGGAGATTCGTCAAAGTGGATTTCGATCTTTTCTCGGATTCGGAACTAATCGCCAAAGCGATGGTTATGTATCAGCTTTTCGATAGATAA
- a CDS encoding metal-dependent hydrolase gives MKISYHGHSVVKIETEGKTLLIDPFITGNELTDLDASVQNPDVILLTHGHNDHVGDTFDIAKRCNPLIVAPNELAVYLGWQNLNTHGMNIGGSYTFDFGTVKYTQAFHSSSYTTPQNEIIYTGMPAGILFTAEGKTIYHAGDTSLFGDMAIIGRQHSIDIAFLPIGDNFTMGPEDAAAAVELLNPKVVVPIHYDTFPPIRQNPQTFKDLVANHEVKIMKAGDSLEL, from the coding sequence ATGAAAATTTCTTATCACGGACATTCTGTCGTGAAAATTGAGACAGAAGGAAAGACATTATTGATTGATCCGTTCATCACTGGCAATGAACTGACGGACTTGGATGCTTCAGTACAGAATCCCGATGTGATCCTGCTGACGCACGGACATAACGATCATGTCGGAGATACGTTTGACATAGCAAAACGATGCAATCCACTTATCGTTGCGCCGAATGAACTAGCCGTCTACTTAGGTTGGCAAAACTTAAATACGCACGGAATGAACATCGGAGGCTCCTATACATTCGATTTCGGGACAGTGAAATATACACAAGCGTTCCATAGTTCTTCCTACACGACACCTCAGAACGAAATCATCTATACAGGCATGCCAGCAGGGATTTTGTTCACTGCCGAAGGAAAAACAATATACCACGCAGGCGATACATCCCTTTTCGGCGATATGGCTATCATCGGAAGACAGCATTCCATCGACATCGCTTTTTTGCCAATCGGCGATAATTTTACGATGGGGCCTGAAGATGCCGCCGCTGCTGTTGAATTGCTGAATCCGAAGGTTGTCGTTCCTATCCATTACGATACATTCCCGCCGATTAGGCAAAACCCGCAAACGTTCAAGGATCTTGTCGCTAACCACGAAGTCAAGATTATGAAAGCGGGAGATTCACTGGAATTATAA